ACCGCCTTCACCGTGATCAACCGCCGTAGCTAGCGGCACCCCACCGCCGTAGCTGGCGGGGCCCCACCGCCGTGGCTGGCCCAGGGTCAGTCGGCCCGGCTGGTGCCCGGTGCCGGCGTCGGGGTCTCGGCAGCCGACTCGCCGCTGCCCTGCGGGGTGGGCGTGCTGCTGGCCGAGACCGACGGCGACGGCGACTCCGACTCGGTGGGCGTCGGCGTCGGGGCCGGCGTGGTCGGCGTGGTTGACGGCGACGGGGTCACCGGTGGCTTCGTGGTCGGCGGCGTGGTCGGCGTCGGCGTCGGCTTGGTGGTCGGCGTCGGGATCGGCTTCGGCGGCGTACTCGGCTCGGGGGTGGGCTTCGGCGCCGGCGGCTTCGGGGGCTTCGGCGCGGGCGGCACCGGTGCCGGCGTGGGCTTGCCGGGCACCGCGCCGATCACCCGGGTCGCCGCGTACAGCCGCGACCAGCCGACGGGGGAGATCTTCACCACGTCGCCGGTGGTGGGCGCGTGCACCATCCGGCCGTCGCCGATGTACATCCCCATGTGGTGGATCGACTGCCAGCTGCTGCCCGAGGCGAAGAAGACCAGGTCACCCGGGAGCAGGTCGCTGCGGCCCACCGTCCGGGAACGGGTGGCGTTGTACTGGTCCCGGGCCACCCGGGGAAGGTCGAAGTAGTCGGCGCCCTTCGACCGGTACGCGGCCCAGACCAGGCCGGAGCAGTCGAACGTGTCCGGCCCCTCGGCACCCCAGACGTACGGGTCGCCGCGCTGGGCCAGCGCGTACCGCACCGCCGCCATCGCCCGGGGGTGCGCGGTCGCTCCGTCGCCGCTGCCCGCGTTGACGTACTCGGTGCCGAGCCGCTGCTCGGCGGCGTCCTGCTGGCGCTCGATCTGGACCAGCTGGGCGGCGTTGTCCTTGCGCAGCTTGAGCAGCTGCGTCTCCTGGGTACGGCGTTGCTGCTCGACCGTGGCGAACTGGGTCTGCGCGCCCTTGGCCCGGGACTCGGCGGCGGTGAAGGCCTCCACGGCCACCCGCTCGCCGTTGCGGGCCCGGGTCAGCTCGCCACTGGTGGCCGTGCTGGCCCCGGTCACCTTGTCGCCGCGGGCGATCCGTTGGAGCTGGCCGAGCTCGTGCAGGTCCTGCCCGAACTCGCCGGACGGCAGCGCGGCGGCGGCCTTGAGGGTGTCCGCCGCGGCGACGTCGACCTTCCGCTGGGCCTCGGTGAGG
Above is a window of Micromonospora yangpuensis DNA encoding:
- a CDS encoding C40 family peptidase produces the protein MVDSGHGRRRRRSSPVISPVLRPRLWAALLGAVAAAVLSAPAYAEPALPTTVPDSGSRPVAAGGLQLPGGQPGAGTPVLPGAPGAPATPVVNLATGPLAMQINTAQTQLGLLGDQLLTLEQQRTEAQSQLATATQNLELARQALTEAQRKVDVAAADTLKAAAALPSGEFGQDLHELGQLQRIARGDKVTGASTATSGELTRARNGERVAVEAFTAAESRAKGAQTQFATVEQQRRTQETQLLKLRKDNAAQLVQIERQQDAAEQRLGTEYVNAGSGDGATAHPRAMAAVRYALAQRGDPYVWGAEGPDTFDCSGLVWAAYRSKGADYFDLPRVARDQYNATRSRTVGRSDLLPGDLVFFASGSSWQSIHHMGMYIGDGRMVHAPTTGDVVKISPVGWSRLYAATRVIGAVPGKPTPAPVPPAPKPPKPPAPKPTPEPSTPPKPIPTPTTKPTPTPTTPPTTKPPVTPSPSTTPTTPAPTPTPTESESPSPSVSASSTPTPQGSGESAAETPTPAPGTSRAD